One genomic segment of Hevea brasiliensis isolate MT/VB/25A 57/8 chromosome 3, ASM3005281v1, whole genome shotgun sequence includes these proteins:
- the LOC110640169 gene encoding F-box/kelch-repeat protein At5g60570 — MVFRDALKQPKVKVEGAGGDSPVTVTLQNCVASQLPAYLEEDLGFSQKNLQSLASFLLSRNVNPKDVGKWLLERQMLGFELEQILLKEMKSSVLGRTGENHDGQASDDSFLPGLHDDTALDIFAWSCRSDYPNLACVNKKFKALLGSGYLYRLRRRLGVMEHWIYLACILMPWEAFDPIRQRWMRLPRMPCDECFTYADKESLAVGTELLVFGRELSGFAIWMYSLLSHEWSRCPPMSLPRCLFGSSSLGEIAIIAGGSDKNGRILRSAELYNSELGVWQNLPDMNLPRKLCSGLFMDGKFYVIGGMSSQTECLSCGEEYNLETRIWRRIENMYPVSSVGHPAMRSPPLVAVVNNQLYSADQATNEVKKYDKTNNSWSVVKQLPVRADSSHGWGLAFKACGSSLLVIGGHRGPEGEVIVLHSWDPQDRSMDGPEWNVLAVKERAGAFVYNCAVMGC, encoded by the coding sequence ACTTTACAGAATTGTGTTGCATCTCAGCTTCCTGCCTACTTGGAGGAAGACTTGGGATTTTCCCAGAAAAATTTGCAGTCACTGGCTTCCTTCCTCTTATCTAGAAATGTTAATCCCAAAGATGTAGGGAAATGGTTGCTTGAAAGACAGATGCTTGGTTTTGAGTTGGAGCAGATATTGTTAAAGGAAATGAAATCTTCAGTCTTGGGAAGAACTGGAGAGAATCATGATGGCCAAGCGTCAGATGATAGTTTTTTGCCTGGTCTTCATGATGACACGGCATTAGATATCTTTGCTTGGAGCTGCAGATCAGATTACCCAAATCTGGCTTGTGTGAATAAAAAATTCAAAGCACTGCTTGGAAGTGGATATTTATATAGATTGAGACGGCGGCTTGGGGTTATGGAACACTGGATTTATTTAGCTTGTATTTTAATGCCCTGGGAAGCTTTCGATCCCATCAGGCAAAGATGGATGCGATTACCTAGGATGCCATGTGATGAATGTTTTACTTATGCAGACAAGGAGTCTCTTGCGGTAGGGACTGAACTACTTGTTTTTGGTCGTGAGCTGTCAGGATTTGCTATCTGGATGTACAGCTTACTTTCTCATGAATGGTCTAGATGCCCTCCTATGAGCTTACCTCGTTGTCTATTTGGTTCAAGTAGCCTTGGAGAAATTGCCATTATTGCTGGGGGAAGCGACAAGAATGGACGCATTCTTAGATCTGCAGAGCTTTACAATTCTGAACTAGGTGTGTGGCAGAATTTACCAGATATGAACTTGCCACGTAAGCTGTGTTCGGGCTTATTTATGGAtgggaaattttatgtcattggGGGTATGTCAAGCCAAACAGAATGTTTAAGTTGTGGTGAGGAGTATAACCTTGAGACAAGAAtatggaggaggatagagaacaTGTACCCTGTTTCCAGTGTGGGTCATCCTGCCATGCGTTCTCCGCCTCTGGTTGCTGTTGTAAATAATCAACTTTACTCTGCTGATCAAGCAACAAATGAGGTCAAGAAATATGACAAGACTAATAATTCATGGAGTGTTGTCAAGCAATTGCCAGTGAGGGCTGACTCTTCTCATGGTTGGGGATTAGCATTTAAAGCATGTGGTAGCAGCTTATTAGTGATTGGAGGGCATAGAGGTCCTGAAGGTGAAGTTATTGTGCTGCATTCTTGGGATCCACAAGATAGAAGTATGGATGGGCCAGAATGGAATGTTCTTGCTGTCAAGGAGCGAGCAGGTGCTTTTGTATACAATTGTGCGGTAATGGGATGCTAA